One genomic segment of Lampris incognitus isolate fLamInc1 chromosome 2, fLamInc1.hap2, whole genome shotgun sequence includes these proteins:
- the LOC130108350 gene encoding ras-related protein Rap-1A, with product MREYKLVVLGSGGVGKSALTVQFVQGIFVEKYDPTIEDSYRKQVEVDGQQCMLEILDTAGTEQFTAMRDLYMKNGQGFALVYSITAQSTFNDLQDLREQILRVKDTEDVPMILVGNKCDLEDERVVGKEQGQNLARQWNNCAFLETSAKSKINVNEIFYDLVRQINRKTPMEKRKTKKKSNCTLL from the exons ATGCGTGAGTATAAGCTTGTGGTGTTGGGATCGGGAGGAGTGGGAAAGTCTGCACTG ACAGTCCAATTTGTGCAAGGCATTTTTGTGGAAAAGTATGACCCCACAATAGAAGATTCATACAGGAAG CAAGTGGAGGTTGATGGACAGCAATGCATGCTAGAAATCCTTGACACAGCAGGAACA GAACAGTTCACGGCTATGAGGGACCTGTACATGAAGAACGGCCAGGGCTTTGCCCTGGTCTACTCCATTACAGCACAGTCGACGTTTAACGACCTACAGGACCTCCGGGAACAGATCCTGCGAGTGAAGGACACTGAGGAT GTTCCCATGATCCTGGTGGGCAACAAATGTGACCTGGAGGATGAGCGTGTGGTTGGCAAGGAGCAAGGCCAGAACCTGGCCCGTCAGTGGAACAACTGTGCCTTTTTAGAGACTTCAGCGAAATCAAAGATCAACGTTAATGAG ATTTTCTATGACCTGGTGAGACAGATCAACAGGAAAACGCCGATGGAAAAGAGGAAGACAAAAAAGAAGTCAAATTGCACTCTGCTCTAA